In Pseudoalteromonas xiamenensis, the following are encoded in one genomic region:
- the rplS gene encoding 50S ribosomal protein L19: protein MAKVNQNIIKELEAEQLKQDVPAFGAGDTVVVQVRIKEGDKERLQAFEGVVIAKRNRGLHSAFTVRKISSGEGVERVFQTHSPLVESITVKRRGAVRRAKLYYLRKLSGKAARIKEKLN from the coding sequence ATGGCAAAAGTAAACCAAAACATTATCAAAGAGCTTGAAGCTGAACAGCTTAAGCAAGACGTACCTGCATTCGGCGCTGGTGACACAGTAGTTGTTCAAGTACGTATCAAAGAAGGTGACAAAGAGCGTCTACAGGCGTTCGAAGGCGTGGTTATCGCGAAGCGTAACCGTGGTCTACACTCAGCTTTCACTGTGCGTAAAATTTCAAGCGGTGAAGGTGTTGAGCGTGTATTCCAAACGCACAGCCCATTAGTTGAAAGCATTACAGTTAAGCGTCGCGGTGCAGTACGTCGCGCGAAACTTTACTACTTGCGTAAACTATCTGGTAAAGCTGCTCGTATCAAAGAGAAGCTTAACTAA